TCATTTTCAGCAATCAGCAATAATTCTTTTGAATAATCCTTCTTAAAGATTTTTTCATTTGGTCCCATTATTTGGATGGTAACCTACTAAAAGATCTAGATCAAAACTTATTTTTTCATTTTAAAGATCCGCTGACTCAGTACTTTTCTGAGCATTCCATCATCATCTTCATCATAAATATCACCAATTATTTCTTCAAAAATATCTTCCAAGGTGACAATTCCTAGCTTTTCATCACCGCTCAGAACCATTGCCATATGACTTTTCTTTTCCTGCATCAATCGAAGAGTCTTTAATATCCCCTCGTTTGGCCCCACCTTTAAAATTGGTCTTATGATATTTTTCCAGTTTTCATCACCGGAAGAAATAAAGGTTATAAACTCTTTTGAATGCAAAATACCTACAACTTCGTTATCTGAAATGACCGGCAATCTTGTATGACCACTTTTTATAACCATAGATAAAACTTCATTTAAATTACTAGAAGAATAAATCACATTCACCTGATCCCAAGGCAACATGATTTCGCGCATTTTCTTAGTTTCAATATGAACTAAATTGATCACATATTGTTGATGAGTGTTTGATAGATAAGAAATATTCAAAGACTCTGCATTTTCAGAATTTTGGCTTGAACTTTTTGGAAGAAATGAAAAAAGTTTTAAACAAATTTGAGTTGATTTTTCTAGCACTTCGACAAAAGGAGAAAGAAATCGTTGAGCCACGTTCAAAGCATAAACCGATCTTAAAGAGATTTTCATTGGAAACCTCAAGGCTAAGGTTTTGGGAACAAGTTCACCAATCACGGTATTGATATATGTTAATGGCACGACTACTAAAACAACAGCTACAAACTTTGCAATAGACTCTGAAAGCCCCATATTTTGAATATAAGGCGAAATCTTGTCATCAGCACCAATTCCACCAACAGCAGCAGATATTCCCCCAACAACCGTGATCCCAATTTGCAAAACTGAAAGTGTCTGTTCCGGTTTCTCGCGAAATTTCAATAATTTTAAAGCCATGGGATTGTTTTTTGATAAACTTTTAAGTTCTGACTTAGAAACACTCACAAAAGCCATCTCAACCAAAGCCAGTAAGGCATTTAATAAAATACAGATAAGAATAATAATAATTTCAACCATAGATGATCTAAATTAAATCAAGACTTTGATGTGAATCATATCTATTACGCAATGCTCTTTAAAAATGCCCAACAAAATAGATACATAAGAATACAAACAGAAGCGAAAAATTAAATGATCTCTTTCAATCACTCAAAGTTATATAATAAATTTAAATTTCTCAGAACTTACACGCGGTCTGCTCACGCCTTTAAACAATATTATTGAAATTCATTGAGAATTGCAAACCCTTGCTTACAATTTCACCCTCTTTACTACTTTATTTTTTCTACCAGTGTTTTAACTTTTTTCCTTGTTTTGGAGTTAAATCCTTTGATGCTATCGACTAATTCCCACTTACCATTAAAAATAGCCATGTAGGGTATGAAATCAAAATTCAGCTTTTTCATAAATATTTTCGATTTATCCCAATAGGAAGGAAAAGTTGTTGGAAATTCTTTCAAGAATTTTAAAGCTGGTTCTTTTTCATCATCCAAATTAATTGAAATAAACAAAATATTTTTATCTTTTTTTTCTTTAATTAATTTCTCATAGAACGGGAAACTTTCTTTACAGGGATCACACCAACTTGCCCAAAAATCAACAACGATAAGTTCATAATTCTTATTCATATCCATCGATGACTGTCCGATACTTTCTAAAGATAAAATATCCTTTTTCATAGTCTTTGTTTCTGCGAAGCCTAATTGAAAAAAAGAAAAAATTAAAATGAGAACTATTCCTGGTAAAAATCTATGAATCACTTGTCCCCCTCGTTCGATCATTGAATTCCAATATGTCTATCTTTTGAGCTTTAAGATTTAAGGTTTTAATACGATGATCAAAAGTAGACTCTAAATGAGCCTTAAATAAAGCATTCCCTGCTTCCTTAGTAAAGGCAATTATTCCCCAGGCTTCATAATCGTGTAAAAAGTGAATTGGCTTTTCACATAAGGAAAGACCATTGTTCGTATTTACAAATCCCCAATTTAATTTTCTAGTTTTAAACACACCATAAACAACTTCCATCGATGGAATTCTTATCTTTTCTGAAATGTCCTTTAATAAAGGCGCTGGTTTCCAATCTGTATCTGGCAGCAACAAAATGTTTTTATCTCCCCATAAAGACTCTGATCTTAATACGGTCTCTGGCCACTCTGAAGAAGGAGAAATTTCTAAAATTTCCAAAGAAAGAAAGTTCTGCCTACAATAATCAATAGCCCAATTCTTAAGTGCCTTTTTTTCTTCCCTGATAATTAGTACAATGGGAGCATCTAACATCCGAGCCTGAGAAAAAGAAAATTCGATAAAGGGTTTTCCTGTATAAGGATTTATAAGTAATTCCTTAGCTTCTGGCGAACCCATTCTTGTTCCATATCCAGCGGCAGGAATAATGACGTTCAAATTTTACCTTGCCTCTCTACAAAAATAAATGTTAGCACTACTATTTTAATGTTCGCACTGACTATTTTAATATTATGAGTCGTTTTGGATTTGTTATTTTGTCTTTTAATCACCTACAACATACCTCTGAATGCCTTCATTCCGTTTTAAATTTGTGTTCAACTGCTAGAATTTATTTAGTCCATAATGGAAGCGATAAAAAGCAAATTCTTCAATTAAAAAATCAATTTAGCTTACCACAAGTTCAACATTTTATTTTAGAACAAAACCAAGGGTATTCAGGTGGCGCGAACTATGGTCTTAAAATGGCCTTTTTAATGGAAGATTGGGTCCTATTTTTGACAAATGATACCTTACTCGATCAGCTTCCATCCCACTTGCCAAGAAATAAAGGTCTTTATGCTCCTCTGATTTTCATGAAACGAAATAGAAAAGTAGACTCTCTCGGTGGAGGTCTTACTCTTTCCAACGGACACCTCTACCATATTAAAGATGATCCCACTTTCCAGAAATTAAAACCAAAAGATAAAAACCAAAGAAGAAATACATTTTCATTTCATAACGATTTGCTTTATGTTCCAGGCACCGCGTTCTTAATTGATAAAGAAACATTTGAAAAAGTGGGTGGCTTTGATGCTCGCTTAGGAACCTATTGGGAAGATGTGGATTTTTCATTAAAATTGCAACAAAAAGGTCTTATCCTAGAGACATTCCCAGAACTAAAGGTTCTACATAAAGTAGGGAAAACCTGTCACAAAGATACCTACTATTCAACTTATTTATTTCAAAGAAATCGCCTCATCATTTCTTGGAAATACGCTTCACTGTTTGAAAAATTATCATTAATTGCAAGTATTATTTCTGAAATCCCAAAACGATTTTTTCGGGATTTCAAATATAAGAAACTATCCCTATTTCTGTTGTATTTGAAGGCTCTCTTCCAGGCCTTTAAAATGATAGTAACAAATAAATAATGCCCAAAGAAGATGCGCCCAAGTTAAATGAAGGATCTTTAAAGCCAGAGGTGATAAAGTCAACAGAGTGATTATCCCAATAACGATTGCTAAAGTTATTGCCATGGAGGTCAGAAATGAAGTTTTATATAACAAATAATGAAGCCTACTCTGAGTTGAAAGAGAAAAGTAATGCTGTGATTTTTTATAAAAGAAAATCGCCATGGAACTTCCTAAAAGAATTCCTAAAATAGGATGTGTCACTCTGATTTTAAGCAGATAATGAGAATCTGCAGAAAAATCTTTTAATAAGCCCTCCAGCAAACTTATCGATGGAAACAAGGTTGTTGATAAAGCGGCCCAGGCACCGGTCATCGCCAAAAAAAGTATAAAATACAAAGGCAAAGGAAACCTTAGATTTTTTATTTTTCCTTTGAAAGTAATTTCTGATTTGCCTCCCTCTAACCCCCACTCTAGTGAAGAACAATACAATCTGACTGTAAAGGCGACTAATAAAAAACTATTCAATTGATGAAGAGACATCGCGACAAGTCTCCAAACAGAGTCATTTTGGTTAACTAAATGAAATAAAACTAACTTCGCTCCTAATAAAGCTTCCGTGATCATGAAAAGCAACACGAGGCGGGCCCACTTCAAAGAGGAGCTCTTAAATATCACCTCGGTGCGACTGGAAAAATTTCTTTTAATCCAAAAATAGATACCGACGACCAAAACCCCATAGAGACCACTTGTAAATCGATGGCTGTATTCTACCCAAGTTTTTTGCACAGCCTCCTGAGGGATCAGCTTTCCCTGGCACAAGGGCCAAGTATCTCCGCAGCCATCACCCGAATGGGAAATCCTCACCCAGGCTCCCCATAAAATAACTAACAAGGTATAAAGTATCAATCCCATGGAAACTTGATTTAACCGTGAATAAATTTTTTCGTTAAGAGACACTTGCCGTTCCTTTCCTAAAATTCAAACAAAACCATAGAAGTCAGTAACCGCGATTTGAAGTTTTTACCCTATTCCGGTGACTAAAAATCTACACTGGTTTTTGGCACTGTTTACTATAAAACCTCCCACATGAAAAGAATTCATCTTCATTTTGTTTTAACAGTCCAAGTCAGTATTTTTTTCTTGGTGCCATTAAGCCTCTGGGGTTCAAGCATTACTCCTAACATTTCAAGCTTCAATCCTAACAGTTGTTATTCAATCTATTCTCCAAAAAAAGATTTAACAAAATTCAACTCTTATTTTACTGCCCCCAATTTTACTGGCCCAAATTTTACTACTTCAGATCAAATAACCAATTCCGCACTTGCTAATCAGATACGTCAGACTCTATTTTCAACAAAAAATTACATACAGCAAATAGAGAAGCTCAACTCATCGCTCAAAGAATATGAAAAGTATTTATTTTTTATTCGCCCTTCATTTGGAACTTATAATGGAAAAAAATATTTTGATTTTTATCGAAATCCTGATTTTTTGAGTGATGTGGAATATAAAGTTTCCAATCACACTCACCTTTTTAAAAACCAGTTTGTTTATGGATATCATAAATCACACCATGACATGATGGAAAAGCAACTTGGCAGGATACTCGATATTGAGTTAACCCCCGCAGGTCAGATCAAATCCTTAACCTTCAGTTCTGAAAAACAACGCGATCATTTTAAAAAACATTTCTTAGGTGTTGAGTTTACAAAAAGAAGAAAAGATCGAATACTCAAAATCAATACTGAAATCTTTAACCAATTGAGAAATATCCCGGCTGCGAATGAAAAAGTTATTGAATTTGAAAAGTCTCGGGGTTGGCCTGCTGGTACAGCTGAAAAGCTAGGATTGGTCTATTATTCTCGTGAACTATTTGATATTAAGACTTGGGCTCGTGAAAAGTGGCTTCGTGAAAAAACTCCAATCAGTTACAATGATCTTGTGGACGCCGGTTGGCTCAACGTTGAATTTCGAAATGATGGTAGAGCCGTTTATCGCGAAAACTATGACGATTCAATTAAAATTCCTCTCTATGATTTAAATTCTTCAAGTCAAAGTCAAAAAAGTCAAATTGCCTCATGGCGAACTCGTAACCTCAAAAGTCGACCAAATTTGCCTAAGTATTTAAGCTGGCCTAAGGACCGATCTTTGATTGAAGTGGAGCCCCTCATTGAAGAGTTTTATAACTCCTGGCAATTAGAAAAAGCGAAGGGACAGAAATTAGTCATTACTGAAGGTGAATTTAAATGCGCCATCGGGCAAATGTACACGGGTATTCTCCATCTTGGATTACCTGGAATCTCACAATTTAATACCTCAATAAAAAATAAAATTCTGGCTGCAAGTCCTTCTGAGGTCATTGTTTTATTTGATCGTGACCCGAAAGGAAAGGCCCTCTTCCGAATAGATCTTGTTACTGATAGCGAGAGAGCCTCGTACCTTATTGCCAAAGAGCTTGAAGCAGCTGGAATCAAAGTTAAAGTGGCTTATCTTCCTGATGTTAACTCCGGAGGAAAAGTAGGAATAGATGATCTTATTTTAGAGAAAGGCGCAGATGCCTATTTAAAATCCCTTGACCAGGCGGTCTCGCCTGATGAATTTGCTCAGATTAAAAATATGGATACCACTCTAACGGAGTTAAGTTCTAGAAAAAATAAAATCAACAAAACCATTCAAACTTATGAGCAGGCTCTGGATTCCACTTTGGGCTTTTCCAATTTATCGGATCATGAGGTATTAAATGAATTAAAAAAACAATTAGCTCTTCTGGAAAAAACTCTTGAAAAATATATGAATTCTTCTTATCCAGGAAGAAAAGGAATTCTCCATATCAACCCTAAGTTTTCATTTATTTTACAGAAAAGACATTCAAACAATTCGGCTCTTGATAAAGTCCTTATTTTGGATAAGAAAATAATTGATCCAGAATTAAGCTCTATTGAATTTTCTAACTACTTAAAATCTATTTTTCCATCCGATGATTACACGTTTGTTGAGAACGTTTCTTCTGAAAATCAAAACTACCCTCTTTTAATTGTTAAAAAAGACAACTCAACAGCGGTGGCATTAGTAAAATTTTAAGTTAAAATTTCATTAGATTCAACAAGACGGTAGAGTAATTCAATTTTTTCATTGATATCATTTAACTCTAAAACCATTTGTTGAAAGTCATAGTCTTTAACAAGATACGCGGTAAAGGCCGAAACAATAGC
The DNA window shown above is from Deltaproteobacteria bacterium and carries:
- a CDS encoding DUF21 domain-containing protein; the protein is MVEIIIILICILLNALLALVEMAFVSVSKSELKSLSKNNPMALKLLKFREKPEQTLSVLQIGITVVGGISAAVGGIGADDKISPYIQNMGLSESIAKFVAVVLVVVPLTYINTVIGELVPKTLALRFPMKISLRSVYALNVAQRFLSPFVEVLEKSTQICLKLFSFLPKSSSQNSENAESLNISYLSNTHQQYVINLVHIETKKMREIMLPWDQVNVIYSSSNLNEVLSMVIKSGHTRLPVISDNEVVGILHSKEFITFISSGDENWKNIIRPILKVGPNEGILKTLRLMQEKKSHMAMVLSGDEKLGIVTLEDIFEEIIGDIYDEDDDGMLRKVLSQRIFKMKK
- a CDS encoding TlpA family protein disulfide reductase; this translates as MIHRFLPGIVLILIFSFFQLGFAETKTMKKDILSLESIGQSSMDMNKNYELIVVDFWASWCDPCKESFPFYEKLIKEKKDKNILFISINLDDEKEPALKFLKEFPTTFPSYWDKSKIFMKKLNFDFIPYMAIFNGKWELVDSIKGFNSKTRKKVKTLVEKIK
- a CDS encoding glycosyltransferase family 2 protein — encoded protein: MSRFGFVILSFNHLQHTSECLHSVLNLCSTARIYLVHNGSDKKQILQLKNQFSLPQVQHFILEQNQGYSGGANYGLKMAFLMEDWVLFLTNDTLLDQLPSHLPRNKGLYAPLIFMKRNRKVDSLGGGLTLSNGHLYHIKDDPTFQKLKPKDKNQRRNTFSFHNDLLYVPGTAFLIDKETFEKVGGFDARLGTYWEDVDFSLKLQQKGLILETFPELKVLHKVGKTCHKDTYYSTYLFQRNRLIISWKYASLFEKLSLIASIISEIPKRFFRDFKYKKLSLFLLYLKALFQAFKMIVTNK
- a CDS encoding COX15/CtaA family protein; amino-acid sequence: MSLNEKIYSRLNQVSMGLILYTLLVILWGAWVRISHSGDGCGDTWPLCQGKLIPQEAVQKTWVEYSHRFTSGLYGVLVVGIYFWIKRNFSSRTEVIFKSSSLKWARLVLLFMITEALLGAKLVLFHLVNQNDSVWRLVAMSLHQLNSFLLVAFTVRLYCSSLEWGLEGGKSEITFKGKIKNLRFPLPLYFILFLAMTGAWAALSTTLFPSISLLEGLLKDFSADSHYLLKIRVTHPILGILLGSSMAIFFYKKSQHYFSLSTQSRLHYLLYKTSFLTSMAITLAIVIGIITLLTLSPLALKILHLTWAHLLWALFICYYHFKGLEESLQIQQK
- a CDS encoding DUF3854 domain-containing protein, which translates into the protein MKRIHLHFVLTVQVSIFFLVPLSLWGSSITPNISSFNPNSCYSIYSPKKDLTKFNSYFTAPNFTGPNFTTSDQITNSALANQIRQTLFSTKNYIQQIEKLNSSLKEYEKYLFFIRPSFGTYNGKKYFDFYRNPDFLSDVEYKVSNHTHLFKNQFVYGYHKSHHDMMEKQLGRILDIELTPAGQIKSLTFSSEKQRDHFKKHFLGVEFTKRRKDRILKINTEIFNQLRNIPAANEKVIEFEKSRGWPAGTAEKLGLVYYSRELFDIKTWAREKWLREKTPISYNDLVDAGWLNVEFRNDGRAVYRENYDDSIKIPLYDLNSSSQSQKSQIASWRTRNLKSRPNLPKYLSWPKDRSLIEVEPLIEEFYNSWQLEKAKGQKLVITEGEFKCAIGQMYTGILHLGLPGISQFNTSIKNKILAASPSEVIVLFDRDPKGKALFRIDLVTDSERASYLIAKELEAAGIKVKVAYLPDVNSGGKVGIDDLILEKGADAYLKSLDQAVSPDEFAQIKNMDTTLTELSSRKNKINKTIQTYEQALDSTLGFSNLSDHEVLNELKKQLALLEKTLEKYMNSSYPGRKGILHINPKFSFILQKRHSNNSALDKVLILDKKIIDPELSSIEFSNYLKSIFPSDDYTFVENVSSENQNYPLLIVKKDNSTAVALVKF